The following are from one region of the Chloracidobacterium sp. genome:
- a CDS encoding VWA domain-containing protein has product MQAAVRSLFLIAAIFTLPVVVLGQTDEDDVLEVDSTLVVLNAAITDSNGRHVSGLLQRQFSVLENGIPQDISYFAAEETPFAAVILLDTSGSMGRNVSLARAAAIRFLDGIRYSDAVAIYRFDSKVSLVQDFSNSRDVSEKIYDLRSDGMTVLNDAIYVAAEKLANRPEKRRAIIVLSDGADTQSGRSADRALKAALAANAVLYTVDMTPVDGRSGSGGMNRETLKHFAERSGGTFVATPAGTALREAFEKIVDELGVVYTIGYSPKNENKDGKWRSIELRVARPNLTIRTRKGYHAIKIK; this is encoded by the coding sequence ATGCAAGCCGCAGTCCGATCGTTGTTCCTGATCGCAGCGATATTCACACTCCCCGTTGTTGTCCTCGGCCAAACAGATGAAGATGATGTCTTGGAGGTCGATTCAACATTAGTTGTGTTGAATGCTGCGATCACGGACTCAAACGGCCGCCATGTAAGCGGACTCCTGCAGCGTCAGTTTTCGGTACTCGAAAATGGCATTCCACAGGATATCTCGTATTTTGCCGCAGAAGAGACACCCTTTGCCGCTGTCATTTTGCTCGACACATCGGGCAGTATGGGCCGAAATGTCAGCCTGGCCCGTGCAGCGGCGATCAGGTTCCTGGACGGCATCCGCTACAGCGACGCCGTCGCGATCTACCGGTTTGATTCGAAAGTGTCCCTTGTACAGGATTTTTCAAACAGCCGCGACGTATCCGAAAAGATCTACGATCTGAGATCAGACGGAATGACCGTTCTGAACGATGCGATCTATGTCGCAGCCGAAAAGCTTGCGAACCGACCCGAAAAGCGTCGTGCGATCATCGTCCTCTCAGACGGCGCCGATACGCAAAGCGGGCGGTCGGCCGATCGGGCGCTAAAGGCCGCACTGGCCGCAAACGCGGTCCTCTATACGGTTGACATGACACCCGTGGATGGGCGATCCGGCAGCGGCGGAATGAATCGGGAGACCCTTAAACACTTCGCGGAAAGGTCGGGCGGGACGTTTGTTGCGACACCTGCCGGGACGGCCTTACGTGAAGCTTTCGAAAAGATCGTCGACGAGCTTGGCGTTGTTTATACGATCGGATATTCGCCGAAGAACGAGAACAAGGACGGGAAATGGCGCTCGATCGAACTACGAGTCGCCCGGCCAAACCTGACGATCCGCACTCGTAAGGGCTATCACGCTATCAAGATAAAATGA
- a CDS encoding dodecin domain-containing protein: MTVAKNIEITSSSTVSFEDAVKTGIARASKTIEHIKGAWIKDQKVNIESGSITEYRVTMILTFVLADDD, encoded by the coding sequence ATGACAGTAGCAAAGAATATCGAGATAACATCATCTTCAACGGTAAGTTTCGAAGACGCGGTGAAAACCGGTATCGCCCGAGCTTCGAAAACGATAGAGCATATCAAAGGTGCGTGGATAAAAGATCAGAAGGTGAATATCGAGTCGGGTTCGATCACAGAATATCGGGTCACGATGATATTGACGTTCGTGCTCGCAGACGATGATTAG
- a CDS encoding D-alanine--D-alanine ligase, with amino-acid sequence MKKVVGLVFGGRSGEHDVSIRSAKAVIETIDPNKYDVIPIGVTRDGHWLNPIDSAGLFPEETTERLRAILQPFEGANLVMVGDPRFKGLTEIGRADFESIKIDVFFPVLHGTFGEDGTIQGLFEMAGVPYVGCGVLASSCGMDKAVMKSLFRDAGLPICKYTWFLRREWENDRERVLHRLSENFGLPCFVKPANLGSSVGISPADDLESLASAIDHAAVFDHKIIVEEALKMREIECAVLGNDEPEASRPGEYIIRNKEKAFLDYTEKYSGTGNNEFVVPAPVSGELEAKIKEMAIKAYKAINGSGLARVDFFLRQDNGVLLVNEINTMPGLTDASGFPKMWEGSGVAFREVIDRLIELAFERYADRARNLTSLADKA; translated from the coding sequence ATGAAAAAGGTTGTAGGTTTGGTATTCGGCGGGCGCTCGGGCGAACACGATGTTTCGATCCGGTCGGCGAAGGCCGTCATCGAAACGATCGATCCGAATAAATATGACGTTATCCCGATCGGGGTGACGCGCGATGGGCATTGGCTTAATCCGATAGATTCGGCCGGGCTTTTTCCTGAGGAGACCACCGAACGGCTCAGGGCAATACTTCAGCCGTTCGAGGGGGCAAACCTTGTCATGGTCGGCGATCCCCGCTTCAAGGGCTTGACTGAGATCGGACGGGCCGATTTTGAAAGCATCAAGATCGATGTCTTCTTTCCGGTGTTGCACGGGACGTTTGGCGAAGACGGCACGATCCAGGGGCTTTTTGAAATGGCTGGCGTTCCCTATGTTGGCTGCGGCGTCCTTGCCTCATCATGTGGAATGGATAAAGCGGTCATGAAATCGCTATTTCGGGATGCCGGATTACCGATCTGCAAATACACGTGGTTTTTAAGGCGTGAATGGGAAAACGACCGTGAAAGGGTCCTTCATCGCTTGTCAGAGAACTTTGGCCTACCGTGTTTCGTCAAACCCGCGAATCTAGGGTCATCGGTCGGCATTTCGCCCGCTGACGATCTTGAAAGTCTCGCTTCCGCGATCGACCATGCGGCGGTCTTTGATCATAAGATAATTGTCGAAGAAGCATTAAAAATGCGCGAGATCGAATGTGCTGTCCTCGGAAATGACGAACCTGAGGCGAGCCGTCCAGGCGAGTATATAATCCGTAATAAGGAAAAGGCCTTTTTGGATTACACAGAGAAATATTCAGGCACGGGGAACAACGAATTCGTCGTTCCCGCGCCGGTCTCCGGGGAACTTGAAGCCAAGATCAAAGAAATGGCGATCAAGGCGTACAAAGCGATAAATGGATCGGGGTTGGCTCGGGTCGATTTCTTCCTGCGACAGGACAACGGCGTATTGCTTGTCAACGAAATAAACACGATGCCTGGCTTAACCGACGCATCGGGATTTCCGAAAATGTGGGAGGGAAGCGGCGTTGCATTCCGTGAAGTGATCGACAGGCTGATCGAGCTTGCATTCGAGCGGTATGCCGACCGCGCCCGCAACCTGACCTCTTTGGCGGACAAAGCTTAA
- the rocF gene encoding arginase, with product MSFIEQPGLGKKVAIVGVPLGFGAGQTGSELGVDAMRLSRIRGRYLHEHIADLGYEIIDTGDVEITKPQKPASPSENPKYVAEMSSSSMAAAAAVKASLENDAIPVILGGDHSIAIGTFSGLASASRAGGNDLGLIWFDAHADINTPESSGTGNIHGMPLAVLLGEGVPELTDIEGFKPKLKPEYFAHIGARDLDSGERRRVHEHGLRDHFFTMSDIDERGMLACVTDAINIASKASGGFAVTFDVDMIDPRFAPGSGTLVRGGTTYREAHLALELIAKHGGMRSFEIVEVNPLLDQSNITVELACELILSALGKTIL from the coding sequence ATGTCTTTTATCGAGCAACCGGGTTTGGGGAAAAAAGTGGCGATCGTAGGCGTGCCGCTAGGTTTTGGCGCCGGCCAGACTGGCAGCGAACTTGGGGTAGATGCAATGAGGCTTTCGCGGATCCGCGGAAGATACCTGCATGAACATATAGCCGACCTCGGCTACGAGATCATTGATACCGGTGACGTTGAGATCACCAAACCTCAGAAGCCGGCATCGCCTTCGGAGAACCCGAAATACGTCGCCGAAATGTCGAGTTCATCTATGGCCGCTGCGGCAGCGGTGAAGGCGTCTTTGGAGAACGATGCGATCCCGGTCATTCTCGGCGGCGACCACAGTATCGCTATTGGCACGTTCTCGGGCCTAGCATCGGCAAGTCGTGCCGGCGGCAATGATCTGGGGCTTATCTGGTTCGATGCGCATGCCGACATAAACACGCCCGAATCCTCAGGAACGGGCAATATTCATGGGATGCCGCTCGCCGTCCTGTTGGGCGAAGGAGTGCCTGAACTCACGGATATCGAGGGCTTTAAACCGAAACTAAAGCCTGAATACTTTGCACATATTGGAGCTCGGGACCTCGATTCGGGCGAACGCCGCCGCGTGCACGAACATGGCCTCAGAGACCACTTCTTCACAATGAGCGACATCGACGAGCGCGGCATGCTTGCTTGTGTGACCGATGCGATCAATATCGCTTCAAAGGCCAGCGGCGGATTTGCCGTGACATTCGATGTCGACATGATCGACCCGCGATTCGCTCCGGGGTCCGGAACGCTTGTGCGTGGCGGAACGACCTATCGGGAGGCTCACCTTGCTCTTGAATTGATCGCCAAACACGGCGGGATGCGCTCTTTCGAGATAGTCGAGGTCAACCCGCTTCTTGATCAATCGAACATCACGGTCGAACTGGCTTGCGAGCTAATACTTTCCGCACTCGGTAAGACCATCCTCTGA
- a CDS encoding HPr family phosphocarrier protein, with protein sequence MIEGTVKIVNPLGLHARAAAQLVRLAGTFESRIIIARTDEGIFADAKSILSVLTLAAAFGSTLELKVEGADAVTAYDAVRALFENGFGEI encoded by the coding sequence AGTCAATCCGCTCGGCCTGCATGCTCGGGCCGCAGCTCAGTTGGTAAGGCTCGCCGGCACCTTTGAAAGTCGGATCATCATCGCGCGGACGGATGAAGGCATTTTCGCAGATGCGAAATCGATCTTGAGCGTGCTGACGCTGGCAGCTGCATTCGGTTCGACCCTTGAATTAAAGGTCGAGGGCGCCGATGCCGTTACTGCATATGACGCGGTCAGAGCCCTCTTCGAGAACGGATTTGGGGAAATTTAG